Proteins from one Syngnathus scovelli strain Florida chromosome 9, RoL_Ssco_1.2, whole genome shotgun sequence genomic window:
- the LOC125975670 gene encoding uncharacterized protein produces the protein MDGQLATVLSRGSPEVPNGSPCAMSSDLLGEDSKRDLQGACSDATGTGSLQSCPLNQDALSINRRKPVVGETCEPTDQEMRETHGSRQPIKNQVVDPPLCQTPDVHSATRTTKDSHFDNARETNQISIAKTKDQKVALTAGTHASGAVLATETIHSVHPETQKEAHLAPGVISPDQVVKKEPLDEQVKDSLKDLSWAEEQSEPLDLSLPKKLENRDPRQGRFLDVCDSLLIMEVDEYEGEGDRDVVEEDEEELPSYYNASVFAQDLLLIDDQGIPYTLSPDGLRVPQVDVTAAEGPVEKDKASQLHGSAGSDLSQSLADTLNAPSGDATPSQVSESPSLTPQVFSSLALKSSKESGPSLPNQPIQILTTPSSSTPILLPSAPLSLSLPISVTPNTAGTSAPMFLLLSTGDSTSTPIAILNPSTGQLSQISLSLASSSTLTQPVMGLGLNNPPVILSGGSGSILTSSLATVSSSLVPTHVDSPVGIQAILPEQVSNENDKPSSLTATTATLTPDPSDAQFADPNPPVDSEHLPLDDHMYFSAAAPPPSPPKLEPLDPLDPLDPLSPTESSNDPSARRVLYCQLCPRIFFYLSDLERHAITHSQKKPHVCQQCGKAFKRSSHLQRHKHIHTGQRNFVCPICAKRFREAGELQRHQRVHTGEKPYQCQLCHTRFAERNTLRRHTKRKHPFHQVAVDMLNDHGGVRHEEEEEPAEWYSSTVSHLENSESETES, from the exons ATGGACGGTCAGCTGGCTACAGTCCTATCAAGAGGCAGCCCAGAAGTTCCGAATGGAAGCCCGTGTGCAATGTCGTCCGACCTGCTGGGCGAGGACTCAAAGAGGGACCTTCAGGGGGCATGTTCAGACGCTACAGGGACAGGTAGCCTCCAGTCTTGCCCCCTCAACCAGGATGCTCTGTCAATCAACAGGAGAAAGCCAGTGGTGGGGGAGACTTGCGAGCCCACAGACCAGGAAATGAGAGAAACTCATGGGTCGCGGCAGCCAATCAAAAACCAAGTTGTGGATCCTCCTCTGTGCCAGACGCCCGACGTCCACTCCGCCACCAGAACCACCAAAGACTCGCATTTCGATAATGCACGAGAAACAAACCAAATATCTATCGCCAAGACCAAGGACCAGAAAGTCGCTCTTACGGCAGGGACGCATGCTAGTGGAGCTGTTTTGGCGACAGAGACCATCCACTCGGTTCACCCAGAAACCCAAAAAGAAGCCCATTTAGCCCCCGGTGTTATATCACCTGATCAGGTTGTAAAGAAGGAACCTTTAGACGAGCAAGTCAAAGACTCTctgaaggacttgtcctgggcagAGGAACAGAGCGAGCCGTTGGACTTGAGTCTCCCCAAGAAACTAGAGAACCGAGACCCCAGACAGGGACGCTTTCTGGACGTGTGCGACAGCTTGCTGATTATGGAGGTGGATGAATACGAGGGTGAGGGAGACCGGGACGTggtggaggaggatgaagaggaacTGCCTTCCTATTACAATGCCTCTGTCTTTGCCCAGGATCTTCTTCTCATAGACGACCAGGGCATTCCATACACCCTCAGCCCAGATGGACTAAGGGTGCCGCAAGTGGACGTCACCGCCGCTGAGGGCCCGGTCGAGAAAGACAAGGCCTCGCAGTTGCATGGCTCAGCAGGTTCAGACCTCAGCCAAAGTTTGGCTGATACGCTAAATGCACCTTCCGGTGACGCGACGCCCTCACAGGTGTCCGAGTCGCCTTCTCTGACACCACAAGTCTTCAGCAGTTTGGCTCTAAAGTCCTCTAAAGAATCTGGACCATCCCTCCCCAACCAGCCCATCCAGATTCTTACCACGCCTTCCTCTAGTACTCCAATCCTGCTCCCTTCTGCTCCACTGAGTCTTTCTCTTCCAATCTCTGTCACCCCCAACACTGCTGGTACTTCCGCCCCGATGTTCCTCCTCCTTTCCACCGGTGACTCCACTTCCACCCCAATTGCTATCCTGAACCCCTCAACTGGTCAGCTATCCCAGATTTCCCTTTCTCTGGCTTCCAGTAGCACGTTGACTCAGCCTGTCATGGGATTGGGACTGAACAATCCCCCTGTGATCCTTTCAGGAGGTTCCGGTAGTATCCTCACCTCGAGTCTGGCCACcgtttcctcctcacttgtacCTACTCACGTCGACTCCCCTGTCGGAATTCAAGCCATACTTCCCGAGCAGGTCTCGAATGAGAACGATAAGCCATCATCTCTTACAGCAACCACTGCTACTTTGACACCTGACCCATCAGATGCCCAATTTGCTGACCCCAACCCCCCGGTGGACTCTGAGCATTTACCCCTAGACGACCACATGTACTTCAGTGCAGCCGCTCCTCCTCCTTCGCCGCCAAAACTGGAGCCTCTGGACCCCCTGGACCCGCTGGACCCCCTTTCCCCCACGGAGTCATCCAACGACCCTTCTGCCCGGCGGGTGCTCTACTGTCAGCTGTGCCCACGGATCTTCTTTTACCTCTCTGACCTGGAGCGCCACGCCATCACGCACTCACAGAAGAAGCCTCACGTTTGCCAGCAGTGCGGCAAAGCCTTCAAGCGCTCCAGCCATCTGCAG AGACACAAGCACATCCACACGGGTCAGAGGAACTTCGTGTGTCCCATCTGTGCCAAACGCTTCAGGGAGGCCGGCGAACTCCAGCGCCACCAACGGGTTCACACGGGCGAGAAGCCCTACCAGTGCCAACTTTGCCACACGCGCTTTGCCGAGCGCAACACGCTGCGACGCCACACCAAGCGCAAGCATCCCTTCCACCAAGTGGCCGTGGACATGCTTAACGATCACGGCGGCGTTCGTcacgaagaagaagaggaacccGCAGAATGGTACAGCTCCACTGTGTCTCACCTTGAAAACTCTGAGTCCGAAACGGAGAGTTAA